From a region of the Roseivirga sp. 4D4 genome:
- a CDS encoding response regulator — translation MSDKIRLNIVEDDPEIRNNLALIINTSEGMICERTFENAESFLENLEAQKPDIVLMDISLPGMTGIQAVEKMKEKAPKAEALMLTVHQDDQLVFDSLCAGASGYLVKSTPPLRIIDAIREAVGGGAPMSTSIARMVVKSFSKKTESDLTEREMDVLDQLCQGKSYKLIADALFISQDTVRSHIKSIYKKLEVNSKSEAVAKALKDRLV, via the coding sequence ATGAGTGATAAAATAAGATTGAATATTGTTGAAGACGATCCTGAGATTAGAAATAACCTCGCTTTGATTATTAACACAAGCGAAGGGATGATTTGTGAACGGACTTTTGAAAATGCCGAAAGCTTTCTTGAAAACCTTGAAGCTCAAAAGCCTGATATTGTTTTGATGGACATCTCTCTACCCGGTATGACAGGAATTCAGGCAGTAGAAAAGATGAAGGAAAAAGCGCCTAAGGCAGAAGCCCTGATGCTGACCGTTCACCAAGACGATCAGCTAGTCTTTGATTCACTCTGTGCTGGCGCTTCAGGTTATTTGGTAAAGAGCACTCCTCCTTTAAGAATTATTGATGCCATCCGCGAGGCCGTAGGTGGAGGCGCACCCATGAGTACCAGCATCGCTAGAATGGTGGTCAAATCATTCAGCAAAAAGACGGAGTCTGACTTGACAGAAAGAGAAATGGACGTGCTGGACCAACTTTGTCAAGGCAAAAGCTATAAACTCATCGCAGATGCCCTTTTTATAAGTCAAGACACGGTAAGGTCTCATATCAAGAGCATCTACAAAAAGCTTGAAGTCAATTCCAAATCAGAAGCAGTGGCCAAAGCACTGAAGGATCGTCTCGTCTAA
- a CDS encoding SMP-30/gluconolactonase/LRE family protein, with product MSKKISSTAPFLLILFALISSCGSDGGDDGGGGPEPNISVSNLVVADLNNNADASDFRVSFSISNNESFVREYRVIVAQIDAIANLSLASIETLPTNSFHTIAPTGNDIVTNLPSSLLDVEGNPITEGETYRVFVLAIADGTTVTANKLSNQSSQVTLENADVLEIMAELPIGTGGLEVDNEGNIYCADFGQSLNSPPGTLVYKITPNGEASIFATGLVGASGNTFNADGTLLYQSNIQGGRVSTINSSGQVTTFVSGMSSPVGVVFDSEGNLYVANCGDNTIKKVTPEGEVSTFASGNLFACPNGITIDNDGNLYVANFSNASVVKIDTQGNPSVLATFTGNNNGHITFYQGNLYVVARAANQVYRLDLEGNAELIVGSGTRGHDEGSAPQGSLSLPNDLEFSPDGRFLYINDSKPLTGTPANSDIKPTYLKRVRFKRQ from the coding sequence ATGTCTAAAAAGATCTCTTCAACAGCCCCTTTCCTATTAATACTTTTCGCACTGATATCTTCATGTGGCAGCGATGGAGGTGATGATGGCGGTGGAGGTCCAGAACCGAATATTTCAGTCTCGAACCTTGTTGTCGCTGATCTGAATAATAATGCAGATGCTTCAGATTTTAGGGTTTCATTCAGCATCTCCAATAATGAATCCTTTGTAAGGGAATACAGAGTGATCGTAGCACAAATTGATGCCATCGCCAACTTGTCTTTGGCCTCAATAGAAACACTACCCACCAATAGTTTCCACACAATTGCACCGACTGGTAATGACATTGTCACAAACCTACCTTCAAGCCTCCTTGATGTTGAAGGAAACCCAATCACAGAAGGTGAAACATACCGTGTGTTTGTGCTTGCCATAGCAGACGGGACCACGGTGACCGCCAATAAATTAAGTAATCAATCGAGTCAGGTTACACTTGAAAATGCCGATGTGCTGGAAATCATGGCTGAGCTACCGATCGGTACAGGTGGCTTGGAAGTGGACAATGAGGGTAATATATATTGTGCTGATTTTGGCCAATCGCTTAATAGTCCACCTGGTACATTAGTCTACAAGATTACCCCAAATGGGGAGGCTAGCATTTTCGCAACTGGACTTGTAGGTGCTTCAGGCAACACTTTCAATGCTGATGGAACATTACTCTATCAGTCTAACATTCAGGGAGGAAGGGTGAGTACTATCAATTCATCTGGACAAGTGACTACTTTCGTCTCTGGTATGTCATCTCCAGTTGGTGTTGTATTTGACAGTGAGGGGAATTTGTATGTGGCCAACTGTGGCGATAATACAATCAAGAAGGTCACCCCTGAGGGAGAGGTCAGCACTTTTGCCAGTGGCAACTTGTTCGCATGTCCTAATGGCATTACGATCGACAATGATGGAAATCTATATGTTGCGAATTTTAGCAACGCCAGTGTAGTTAAGATTGACACGCAGGGAAACCCTTCCGTGCTGGCCACCTTTACTGGAAATAATAATGGTCATATCACTTTCTATCAAGGCAATCTGTACGTAGTAGCACGGGCAGCCAATCAAGTTTACAGATTAGATCTTGAAGGCAATGCTGAATTGATTGTAGGCAGTGGAACTCGAGGACATGATGAGGGCTCTGCCCCTCAAGGAAGCCTATCCCTACCGAATGATCTCGAATTTAGTCCTGACGGAAGATTTCTTTACATCAACGATTCCAAACCACTTACAGGTACTCCCGCCAATAGTGATATAAAGCCTACCTACTTAAAAAGGGTAAGGTTCAAACGTCAGTAG
- a CDS encoding threonine/serine dehydratase: MEFPISLEDIIAAHQRIAPYIHRTPILTSESVDKIAGCELYFKCENFQKVGAFKARGGVNAVLSLPEDQRKNGVVTHSSGNHAQAIALAAKMAGIPAYIVMPKTAPEVKRKAVAGYGAQITLCEPTQQSREENAARIQKETGATFISPYNDYSVITGQASCAKELLEDQPDLDIIIAPVGGGGLMAGTLLSAHYINNRIDVYAGEPEGAKDTYLSMQAGEITKVDEPSSIADGLLASMGDKNFEIIKPLVKEVFLVTDEEIVEAMRLIWERLKIIIEPSCAVPVAALLKNKEVFAGKKVGVILTGGNVDLAKLPF; this comes from the coding sequence ATGGAATTCCCTATATCACTAGAAGACATAATTGCAGCACATCAGCGGATTGCTCCGTATATCCATCGCACGCCTATTTTGACGTCAGAAAGTGTCGATAAGATTGCTGGCTGTGAGTTGTACTTCAAATGCGAAAACTTTCAAAAAGTTGGTGCCTTCAAGGCCAGAGGAGGGGTTAATGCGGTGCTTTCTTTACCTGAAGACCAAAGAAAAAATGGAGTCGTTACGCATAGTTCAGGAAACCACGCCCAGGCCATAGCGCTTGCAGCAAAGATGGCCGGTATACCAGCTTATATCGTAATGCCCAAAACTGCTCCTGAGGTAAAAAGAAAAGCGGTCGCTGGCTACGGAGCGCAAATCACCCTCTGCGAACCAACCCAGCAGTCAAGAGAAGAGAACGCTGCAAGAATTCAAAAGGAAACGGGAGCTACTTTTATCTCTCCATATAATGACTATTCGGTAATTACAGGCCAAGCCAGCTGTGCCAAGGAATTGCTGGAAGATCAACCAGATTTGGACATCATCATAGCTCCTGTTGGTGGTGGTGGATTGATGGCGGGAACCTTGCTATCTGCTCATTATATTAATAACCGAATTGATGTCTATGCGGGAGAACCTGAGGGAGCAAAGGATACTTATCTTTCAATGCAAGCAGGAGAGATCACGAAGGTAGATGAGCCATCCTCAATTGCCGATGGCTTACTTGCAAGTATGGGAGATAAGAACTTTGAGATCATCAAACCCCTGGTCAAAGAAGTGTTTTTGGTGACAGATGAAGAGATCGTTGAAGCGATGCGCCTGATTTGGGAGCGCCTGAAAATCATTATTGAGCCTTCTTGCGCTGTTCCTGTAGCGGCTTTGCTGAAGAATAAGGAGGTTTTTGCCGGTAAAAAAGTAGGCGTGATCCTTACAGGAGGAAATGTTGATTTGGCTAAACTTCCTTTTTGA
- a CDS encoding TrmH family RNA methyltransferase has product MRKLKNEELNRPDLDQFKESEKTPIVLVLDNVRSMHNVGSAFRTADAFAIESIALCGITAQPPHREIHKTALGATESVEWKHYKNTMEACKSLRDEGYTLMAIEQVDDSISLESFKPSVDQKLAVIFGNEVFGVEEEVVAFADNSIEIPQFGTKHSLNISVSIGVVLWDLVSKMRFG; this is encoded by the coding sequence ATGCGCAAACTAAAGAATGAAGAGTTAAACAGGCCCGACCTTGACCAATTCAAGGAATCTGAAAAGACACCGATTGTTTTGGTGCTTGACAATGTGCGCAGCATGCATAATGTAGGCTCTGCTTTTCGAACCGCGGATGCATTTGCCATAGAAAGTATTGCACTTTGTGGTATTACTGCACAGCCTCCCCATAGAGAGATTCATAAAACAGCACTGGGCGCCACCGAATCGGTGGAATGGAAGCATTATAAAAACACCATGGAAGCCTGTAAATCATTGCGTGATGAAGGCTATACACTTATGGCCATTGAGCAAGTAGACGATTCCATCTCTTTAGAGAGTTTTAAGCCCTCGGTTGACCAGAAGCTGGCTGTAATTTTTGGCAATGAGGTATTTGGGGTTGAGGAAGAAGTTGTGGCCTTCGCGGACAACTCCATCGAAATCCCTCAGTTTGGCACGAAGCACTCTCTTAATATCTCAGTCAGCATAGGAGTGGTACTTTGGGATTTGGTCTCGAAAATGAGATTCGGATAG
- a CDS encoding ATP-binding protein, which translates to MIDRYKSQELAELLASFPAVALLGPRQVGKTTLANQSIIAKDTIYLDLEAPSDIAKLTNPELYLQQHRDKLVILDEVHRLPEIFQILRGLIDQNRRSGITAGSYLLLGSASIDLLRQSGESLAGRIAYLNLDPLNLIEVQQTHQDMLWSRGGFPDSFLAKSEKHSNQWRQNFIRTYLERDIPQFGPRIPSETLRRFWTMLSYEQSSIINASKLARNLGVDAKTITNYLDLLVDLLLVRRLIPWHKNIGKRLVKSPKVFVRDTGVAHTLLGIDNFETLLSHPTVGASWEAFVIENILSILPDSISPSFYRSSGGAEIDLVLSSGKATWAIEIKRSLTPKVEKGFYYGCDDVNATKRFIVYPGKETYPVKQETIVTSLYSLMKEIKAHN; encoded by the coding sequence TGGGAAAAACTACCCTAGCCAATCAATCCATCATAGCCAAGGATACCATCTATCTGGACCTAGAGGCTCCAAGCGACATAGCCAAACTCACAAATCCTGAACTATATCTTCAACAGCATCGAGATAAACTCGTTATACTCGATGAAGTGCATCGGCTACCGGAAATTTTTCAGATTCTCCGAGGCTTGATTGATCAAAACAGGCGGTCAGGAATTACCGCAGGTTCCTATTTGCTATTGGGCTCGGCCTCGATTGACCTGCTCAGACAGTCTGGAGAAAGCTTAGCTGGACGTATTGCTTATCTTAATTTAGATCCCCTCAATTTGATTGAGGTCCAACAGACCCACCAAGATATGCTTTGGTCAAGAGGTGGTTTCCCAGATAGCTTTTTAGCGAAGTCTGAGAAACACAGTAATCAATGGAGGCAAAACTTTATCAGAACATATTTAGAAAGAGATATTCCTCAGTTTGGTCCACGAATTCCTTCAGAAACACTCAGGCGATTTTGGACCATGTTATCTTATGAGCAGTCCAGCATAATCAACGCCAGCAAACTTGCACGTAACCTAGGGGTAGATGCTAAAACAATCACTAACTACCTTGATCTACTAGTAGACCTTTTATTGGTCAGGAGACTTATTCCATGGCATAAAAACATTGGCAAACGCTTAGTTAAGTCTCCTAAAGTTTTTGTTCGCGACACTGGAGTAGCACACACACTTTTAGGCATAGATAACTTTGAAACTCTACTTTCACACCCAACAGTTGGTGCTAGCTGGGAGGCATTTGTGATTGAAAATATATTATCCATTTTACCAGATAGCATATCGCCAAGCTTTTACAGATCATCTGGAGGGGCAGAAATTGACCTAGTCCTTAGTTCAGGCAAGGCGACTTGGGCAATAGAAATAAAGCGCAGTCTAACACCAAAAGTAGAAAAGGGGTTTTACTATGGCTGTGATGATGTAAATGCTACTAAAAGATTTATCGTTTACCCTGGCAAAGAAACCTACCCAGTAAAGCAGGAGACTATTGTCACATCTCTTTACAGCTTAATGAAGGAAATAAAAGCACACAATTAA